Proteins co-encoded in one Papaver somniferum cultivar HN1 chromosome 5, ASM357369v1, whole genome shotgun sequence genomic window:
- the LOC113280155 gene encoding uncharacterized protein LOC113280155 → MRGRHHEEYGGNFQEVLNELRDMRDLINNSRRGGRVQLAKAIEEADKSPFTYEIMHADIPEKCVLPTLASIFSGSESSVQHLKQYTLSLMQWGRNDAVLCRYFPATLAGEALAWFDGLPEKSISSFKYLQKIFLTTYISNNLFKPGIETMFNLRRRPTKSLQGLVTRWRTLCSELAGRVDERNFILSFVNALIPTDLLYTQIFIIRNSITMNELRECQEEYIALEEK, encoded by the coding sequence ATGAGAGGCCGTCACCATGAGGAGTATGGAGGAAACTTCCAAGAAGTTCTAAACGAGCTGAGAGACATGAGGGATTTAATAAATAACTCACGAAGAGGTGGAAGAGTGCAGTTAGCAAAAGCGATAGAGGAAGCAGATAAGTCGCCATTCACCTATGAGATCATGCATGCGGACATCCCGGAGAAATGCGTGTTACCAACACTTGCAAGCATATTCAGTGGATCGGAAAGTTCAGTGCAACACTTGAAGCAATATACCCTTTCGCTGATGCAATGGGGACGAAACGACGCAGTACTTTGTCGATATTTCCCTGCGACCTTAGCAGGGGAGGCATTAGCCTGGTTTGATGGACTTCCGGAAAAGTCAATATCATCATTCAAATATTTGCAGAAGATATTCTTGACGACGTATATAAGCAACAACTTGTTCAAGCCAGGGATAGAGACTATGTTCAACCTGAGGAGAAGGCCAACGAAAAGCTTGCAAGGGTTGGTCACGAGATGGAGAACATTGTGTAGCGAGTTAGCAGGGAGAGTTGATGAACGAAACTTCATCTTATCCTTCGTGAATGCTTTGATCCCAACGGACCTGCTGTACACACAAATATTCATTATTCGAAACTCGATAACGATGAATGAGCTGAGGGAGTGCCAGGAGGAATACATAGCATTGGAGGAAAAGTAG